One window from the genome of Pantoea cypripedii encodes:
- a CDS encoding metal ABC transporter substrate-binding protein, with protein MKKLPISLALGAMLISPLALAKTVDAVASFTVLADIVKQVGGEHVNVKSLVGPNGDPHTFEPTPQDSQALAQADVVFVSGLGLEGWMDRLVSASGYKGSLVVASQGINTREMVDDGKTITDPHAWNSMANGVIYATNVMNALIKADPEDAAAIRKQGENYIQQLQKLDSWAKTSFAAVPQSKRKVLTSHDAFGYFGQRYGVSFLAPVGFSTEAEASASDVASIIKQLKTEHINTYFMENQTDPRLVKQIASATGAKPGGELYPEALSEANGPAASYEAAFKHNVDVMLKSMK; from the coding sequence ATGAAGAAGTTACCGATTAGCCTGGCGTTGGGTGCCATGTTGATCAGCCCACTGGCGCTGGCGAAAACAGTGGATGCGGTGGCAAGTTTTACCGTGCTGGCGGACATCGTTAAACAGGTTGGTGGCGAGCACGTCAACGTGAAATCGCTGGTGGGGCCGAATGGTGACCCACACACCTTCGAACCCACCCCGCAGGACAGCCAGGCACTGGCGCAGGCGGATGTGGTATTTGTCAGCGGACTGGGACTGGAAGGTTGGATGGATCGTCTGGTTAGCGCCTCGGGTTATAAAGGCTCGCTGGTGGTGGCTTCACAAGGCATTAATACGCGTGAGATGGTGGATGACGGTAAAACCATCACCGATCCCCATGCGTGGAACAGCATGGCAAACGGCGTGATTTATGCCACCAACGTCATGAATGCCTTGATCAAAGCAGACCCGGAAGATGCGGCAGCGATTCGTAAGCAGGGAGAGAACTACATCCAGCAATTACAAAAACTGGATAGCTGGGCGAAGACGTCTTTTGCTGCCGTTCCGCAGAGCAAACGTAAGGTGCTGACCAGCCATGATGCGTTTGGTTATTTTGGTCAGCGCTATGGCGTGTCTTTCCTTGCGCCAGTGGGTTTCTCAACCGAAGCGGAAGCCAGTGCGAGTGATGTGGCATCGATCATCAAACAGCTCAAGACCGAGCATATCAATACCTACTTTATGGAGAACCAGACAGACCCACGTCTGGTGAAACAGATTGCCAGCGCTACCGGCGCGAAACCGGGGGGCGAGCTGTATCCGGAAGCCCTGTCGGAAGCGAATGGCCCGGCAGCCAGCTATGAAGCGGCGTTCAAACATAACGTCGATGTTATGCTGAAAAGTATGAAGTAA
- the ykgO gene encoding type B 50S ribosomal protein L36 codes for MQVLSSLRSAKTRHKDCKVVRRKGRIYVICKTNPRFKAVQGRKKKR; via the coding sequence ATGCAGGTATTGAGTTCATTACGGTCAGCCAAGACTCGTCACAAAGATTGCAAAGTCGTACGTCGTAAAGGTCGCATCTATGTGATCTGCAAAACCAATCCGCGCTTTAAAGCGGTACAGGGAAGGAAGAAGAAACGTTAG
- a CDS encoding type B 50S ribosomal protein L31: MKPDIHPHYRPVVFHDTTANEYFKVGSTIKTERTIEFEGEVLPYVTLDVSSKSHVFYTGKQKDFAKEGNVARFNQRFGRFTGRSKG; the protein is encoded by the coding sequence ATGAAACCTGATATCCATCCCCATTACCGTCCGGTGGTGTTCCACGACACCACGGCGAACGAATATTTCAAAGTCGGCTCCACCATCAAAACCGAACGCACCATCGAGTTCGAAGGTGAAGTGCTGCCCTACGTTACGCTGGATGTCTCTTCGAAATCACATGTGTTTTATACCGGTAAGCAAAAAGATTTTGCTAAAGAAGGCAACGTCGCGCGCTTCAATCAGCGCTTTGGCCGTTTCACTGGCCGCAGCAAGGGATAA
- a CDS encoding efflux RND transporter permease subunit, producing the protein MAKFFIDRPIFAWVIAIIIMLAGALSIISLPIEQYPNVAPPAVEIQATYPGADAKTLQDSVTQVIEQNMNGIDGLMYMSSNSDSSGTLTLTITFQSGTDADIAQVQVQNKLQLAMPLLPQEVQQQGIQVKKSSSSFLMVAGFVSDDPNMTQNDISDYVASNIKDPISRTPGVGDTQVFGAQYAMRIWLDPHKLNNFQLTPVDVISALGTQNTQVAAGQLGGTPPVPGQQLNASIIAQTRLTSTEEFGNILLKVNTDGSQVRLRDVARIELGGENYDIIARYNGKPASGIGIKLATGANALDTADAVKSELAKLQPFFPAGMKVVYPYDTTPFVKISIFEVVKTLFEAIVLVFLVMYLFLQNFRATLIPTIAVPVVLLGTFAIIAACGYSINTLTMFGMVLAIGLLVDDAIVVVENVERVMAEEGLPPKEATKRSMEQIQGALVGIALVLSAVFIPMAFFGGSTGVIYRQFSITIVSAMALSVLVALILTPALCSTMLKPVEKGSHGKTTGFFGWFNRLFDKSTHHYVDSVGHIVRSTGRYLVLYLLIVIGMAYLFLRLPTSFLPEEDQGLLLAQAQLPAGATQERTQKVLDQVSDYFLTKEKDSVNSVFTVNGFGFAGRGQNTGIAFVSLKPWDERGSSDMKVPAIAARAMRALGAIKDAMVIPFNLPAIIELGNATGFDFQLIDQGNLGHEKLTEARNQLFGMVAQHPDTLVGVRPNGMEDTPQYKLIIDQEKASALGVSLSDINTTLGAAWGGSYVNDFIDRGRVKKVYVMGQANARMLPDDVSKWYVRNSAGEMVSFGAFSSAKWQYGSPRLERYNGLPSMEILGQAAPGKSSGDAMNLMEQLASKLPAGIGYDWTGMSYQERLSGNQAPALYAISLIVVFLCLAALYESWSIPFSVMLVVPLGVVGALLFTTLRGLSNDVYFVVGLLTTIGLSAKNAILIVEFAKDLMEKEGKGLVESTLEASRMRLRPILMTSLAFILGVLPLAISTGAGSGAQNAVGTGVMGGMVTATALAIFFVPVFFVVVRRRFSKNKSELEQGHPVNH; encoded by the coding sequence ATGGCTAAGTTTTTTATCGATCGCCCCATTTTTGCGTGGGTAATCGCCATCATCATCATGCTGGCGGGTGCGCTATCGATTATCAGCCTGCCGATCGAGCAATATCCCAATGTTGCTCCACCGGCGGTTGAAATCCAGGCTACCTACCCGGGTGCAGATGCGAAAACGCTGCAGGACTCGGTGACCCAGGTCATCGAACAAAATATGAACGGTATCGACGGGCTGATGTATATGTCCTCGAACAGTGACTCGTCCGGTACCCTCACCCTGACCATTACTTTCCAGTCCGGTACGGATGCGGATATCGCACAGGTTCAGGTGCAGAACAAATTGCAGCTGGCCATGCCGCTGCTGCCGCAGGAAGTCCAGCAACAGGGGATTCAGGTTAAAAAATCCTCCAGCAGCTTCCTGATGGTGGCCGGTTTCGTCAGTGACGACCCGAACATGACGCAGAACGATATCTCGGACTACGTTGCCTCGAATATCAAAGACCCGATCAGTCGTACCCCAGGGGTGGGTGATACTCAGGTGTTTGGTGCGCAGTATGCAATGCGTATCTGGCTGGACCCACACAAACTCAACAACTTCCAGCTGACGCCAGTGGATGTGATCAGCGCGCTTGGCACGCAGAACACCCAGGTTGCAGCGGGTCAGTTAGGTGGTACGCCACCGGTTCCTGGCCAGCAGTTGAACGCCTCGATCATTGCGCAGACCCGTCTGACCTCGACCGAAGAGTTTGGCAATATCCTGCTGAAAGTGAACACCGATGGTTCTCAGGTACGCCTGCGTGACGTCGCGAGGATTGAGTTGGGTGGTGAAAACTACGACATCATTGCCCGTTATAACGGCAAACCGGCCTCCGGTATCGGTATCAAGCTGGCAACCGGTGCGAACGCCCTGGATACCGCCGATGCGGTTAAAAGTGAGCTGGCAAAACTGCAGCCCTTCTTCCCGGCGGGCATGAAAGTGGTGTATCCGTATGACACCACGCCGTTCGTTAAAATCTCCATCTTCGAAGTGGTGAAAACCCTGTTCGAAGCGATCGTGCTGGTGTTCCTGGTGATGTATCTGTTCCTGCAGAACTTCCGCGCCACACTGATCCCGACCATTGCTGTTCCGGTGGTGCTGCTGGGGACCTTTGCGATCATTGCCGCCTGCGGCTACTCGATAAACACGCTCACCATGTTCGGGATGGTGCTCGCCATCGGCCTGTTGGTGGATGACGCCATCGTGGTGGTGGAGAACGTTGAGCGTGTGATGGCAGAAGAAGGTCTGCCGCCGAAGGAAGCCACCAAACGCTCGATGGAGCAGATTCAGGGCGCGCTGGTCGGTATCGCGCTGGTGCTCTCGGCGGTATTTATTCCGATGGCCTTCTTCGGTGGGTCCACCGGGGTTATCTATCGCCAGTTCTCCATTACCATCGTTTCGGCCATGGCGCTGTCGGTGCTGGTGGCGTTGATCCTGACGCCTGCACTGTGTTCCACCATGCTGAAACCGGTGGAGAAAGGCAGCCACGGTAAAACCACCGGCTTCTTTGGCTGGTTTAACCGCCTGTTTGATAAGAGTACCCATCATTACGTTGATAGCGTCGGTCATATCGTGCGCAGCACCGGCCGTTACCTGGTGCTTTACCTGCTTATCGTGATTGGCATGGCCTACCTGTTCCTGCGCTTACCTACCTCGTTCCTGCCGGAAGAGGACCAGGGTCTGCTGCTGGCTCAGGCGCAATTGCCCGCCGGTGCGACGCAGGAACGTACTCAGAAAGTGCTGGATCAGGTGTCGGATTACTTCCTGACCAAAGAGAAAGACAGCGTGAATTCGGTGTTTACCGTTAACGGCTTCGGCTTTGCCGGACGTGGACAGAACACCGGTATCGCCTTCGTCAGCCTCAAACCCTGGGATGAACGTGGCAGTTCCGACATGAAAGTGCCGGCAATTGCAGCCCGTGCCATGCGTGCGCTGGGTGCGATCAAAGATGCGATGGTCATCCCGTTTAACCTGCCCGCAATTATCGAACTGGGTAACGCCACCGGCTTTGACTTCCAGCTGATTGACCAGGGGAACCTGGGGCACGAGAAGCTGACCGAAGCACGTAACCAGTTGTTCGGCATGGTGGCACAGCACCCGGATACCCTGGTGGGTGTGCGTCCAAACGGTATGGAAGATACGCCGCAGTACAAACTGATTATCGATCAGGAAAAAGCCTCGGCGCTGGGTGTGTCGCTGTCTGACATCAACACCACGCTGGGTGCTGCCTGGGGCGGTTCTTACGTCAACGACTTCATCGACCGTGGTCGTGTGAAGAAGGTGTACGTGATGGGCCAGGCGAATGCCCGTATGCTGCCGGATGACGTCAGCAAATGGTATGTGCGCAACAGCGCCGGTGAGATGGTGTCGTTCGGGGCCTTCTCCAGTGCGAAGTGGCAATATGGTTCGCCGCGCCTGGAGCGTTACAACGGTCTGCCATCGATGGAAATCCTCGGCCAGGCAGCACCGGGCAAAAGCTCGGGTGATGCGATGAACCTGATGGAGCAGCTGGCGTCAAAACTGCCAGCCGGTATTGGCTACGACTGGACCGGTATGTCCTACCAGGAACGTCTATCCGGTAACCAGGCTCCGGCACTCTACGCTATCTCGCTGATCGTGGTGTTCCTGTGTCTGGCAGCGTTGTATGAAAGCTGGTCGATTCCGTTCTCCGTTATGCTGGTGGTTCCGCTTGGTGTGGTTGGCGCATTGCTGTTCACTACCCTGCGCGGTCTGAGTAACGACGTCTACTTCGTGGTAGGTCTGCTTACCACCATAGGCCTGTCGGCGAAGAACGCCATCCTGATCGTTGAGTTCGCCAAGGACCTGATGGAGAAAGAAGGTAAAGGGTTGGTGGAATCAACGCTGGAGGCATCCCGTATGCGTCTGCGTCCGATTCTGATGACCTCACTGGCCTTCATCCTCGGCGTACTGCCACTGGCAATCAGTACCGGTGCCGGTTCGGGTGCACAGAACGCAGTAGGTACTGGCGTAATGGGCGGGATGGTCACCGCTACCGCGCTGGCGATCTTCTTCGTACCGGTGTTCTTCGTCGTGGTGCGCCGTCGTTTCAGCAAGAATAAGAGCGAGCTGGAACAGGGCCATCCGGTCAACCACTAA
- a CDS encoding efflux RND transporter periplasmic adaptor subunit: MNKNRGLAPLAAVLMLSGSFVLTGCDDNKSQQAAQQQPPEVGVVTLKNEPLTISTELPGRTSAFRVAEVRPQVSGIILKRNFVEGSDVKAGVSLYQIDPATYQAAYDNAKGALAEAQANARIADLTVKRYKPLLGTKYISQQDYDTAVATAAQNAAAVQAAQANVESARINLAYTKVTSPISGRIGKSSVTEGALVSNAQTTALATVQQLDPMYVDVTQSSEDFLRLRAELESGQLKQNDGKANVALLMQNGSTYAQSGTLEFSDVTVDETTGSITLRAVFPNPDHRLLPGMFVRARLDEGTNPSALLVPQQAVTRTPTGQATAMVVGADNKVEMRNLTASQAIGDKWLVTEGLKAGDRVITVGLQRAKPGAQVTPQEVSDDTKAAPESQAQSQKSSS; the protein is encoded by the coding sequence ATGAATAAAAACAGAGGATTAGCCCCTCTGGCGGCCGTCCTGATGCTTTCAGGCAGCTTTGTGTTAACAGGATGTGATGATAATAAATCCCAACAAGCCGCCCAGCAGCAGCCCCCAGAAGTGGGTGTTGTGACGTTAAAAAACGAGCCACTGACTATCTCTACAGAACTGCCAGGCCGCACTTCAGCTTTCCGGGTAGCGGAAGTTCGTCCTCAGGTCTCGGGAATCATTCTGAAGCGTAATTTTGTCGAAGGCAGCGACGTGAAGGCCGGGGTTTCCCTGTACCAGATCGATCCGGCGACGTATCAGGCCGCCTACGATAACGCCAAAGGTGCGCTGGCAGAGGCACAAGCCAATGCCCGCATCGCCGATTTGACGGTAAAACGTTACAAACCGCTGCTGGGAACTAAGTACATCAGCCAGCAGGATTATGACACCGCCGTCGCCACCGCCGCACAGAATGCCGCTGCCGTACAAGCCGCACAGGCAAATGTGGAAAGCGCGCGTATTAACCTTGCCTATACCAAAGTGACCTCGCCTATCAGCGGTCGTATTGGTAAATCTTCCGTAACGGAAGGGGCATTGGTTTCCAATGCGCAAACCACCGCACTCGCCACCGTGCAGCAGCTCGATCCGATGTATGTCGATGTGACTCAATCCAGTGAAGATTTCCTGCGCTTGCGCGCGGAGCTGGAATCCGGTCAGCTGAAACAGAACGATGGTAAAGCCAATGTCGCCCTGTTGATGCAAAACGGCAGCACCTACGCGCAAAGCGGCACTCTGGAATTCTCTGATGTAACGGTGGATGAAACCACTGGCTCCATCACCCTGCGTGCTGTCTTCCCGAACCCGGACCATCGCCTGCTGCCAGGCATGTTTGTCCGTGCGCGTCTGGATGAAGGTACCAACCCGTCAGCGCTGCTGGTGCCACAGCAAGCGGTAACGCGTACACCAACCGGTCAGGCCACAGCCATGGTGGTCGGTGCCGACAATAAAGTTGAAATGCGTAACCTGACAGCCAGCCAGGCCATTGGCGATAAGTGGCTGGTCACCGAAGGGCTGAAAGCGGGCGATCGCGTGATCACCGTCGGCCTGCAACGTGCTAAACCGGGTGCGCAGGTAACACCACAAGAAGTGTCAGACGATACCAAAGCAGCACCCGAATCTCAGGCGCAGTCTCAGAAATCGTCTTCATAA
- the acrR gene encoding multidrug efflux transporter transcriptional repressor AcrR: MARKTKAQALETRNQILDAALAHFSEHGVAATSLADIATAAGVTRGAIYWHFKNKADLLHEIWLQCDAGLDDVELEYQTKYPGDPLSVVRSMLIYILDATAKDPQRRALMEIIFHKCEFVGEMATLQKMQQSLLLECYDRIEDVLRLCIDAGQLPASLNTRQAALIMRANINGLMESWLFNPESFDLAAEAPGLVDALLDMLRFSPTLAGARS, from the coding sequence ATGGCACGAAAAACCAAAGCGCAAGCGCTTGAAACACGTAATCAAATTCTTGATGCTGCGTTAGCACACTTCTCTGAACACGGTGTTGCTGCCACTTCACTGGCGGATATCGCAACGGCTGCCGGCGTCACGCGGGGAGCCATCTACTGGCATTTCAAGAATAAAGCCGATCTTTTACATGAAATCTGGCTACAGTGTGACGCTGGGCTTGATGATGTGGAACTTGAGTATCAAACAAAATACCCCGGCGATCCACTCTCTGTTGTGCGTTCGATGTTGATCTATATCCTTGACGCCACTGCAAAGGATCCCCAAAGGCGCGCATTGATGGAGATCATTTTTCATAAATGTGAATTCGTGGGCGAAATGGCGACCCTGCAGAAGATGCAGCAAAGCTTATTGTTGGAATGTTACGACAGAATAGAAGATGTGCTGCGTTTATGCATTGATGCGGGTCAGCTACCCGCCAGCCTTAATACACGCCAGGCGGCATTAATTATGCGCGCCAATATTAATGGCCTGATGGAAAGCTGGTTGTTCAACCCGGAAAGCTTCGACCTGGCGGCGGAAGCGCCGGGTCTGGTGGATGCATTGCTTGATATGTTGCGGTTCAGCCCCACGCTGGCCGGTGCCAGGTCGTAG
- the rsmS gene encoding pleiotropic regulatory protein RsmS, whose product MSLETASDEIKLAVDLIQLLEENRIPAATVLAALAIVQRDYEQKNAAEKTGQHPS is encoded by the coding sequence ATGTCCCTGGAAACTGCATCAGACGAGATCAAACTGGCGGTGGATTTAATTCAGCTGCTGGAGGAGAACCGCATCCCTGCCGCCACGGTGCTGGCGGCGCTGGCGATTGTTCAGCGCGATTATGAACAGAAAAACGCGGCGGAAAAAACCGGCCAGCATCCTTCATAA
- a CDS encoding GlsB/YeaQ/YmgE family stress response membrane protein has product MAFITWILTGIAVGWLKRVIFPGRPGGFFVTLVLTVIGALIGGYIASYFNAGDMVTLSLATAGMALAGALLMLLVVAKLRI; this is encoded by the coding sequence ATGGCCTTTATCACCTGGATTCTGACAGGTATTGCTGTCGGCTGGTTAAAGCGGGTGATTTTTCCCGGACGGCCCGGCGGATTTTTCGTTACGCTGGTACTGACGGTGATCGGTGCGCTGATCGGCGGTTATATCGCGAGTTATTTTAACGCCGGTGATATGGTGACCCTGAGCCTGGCCACCGCCGGAATGGCGCTGGCGGGTGCCTTGCTGATGTTGCTGGTGGTGGCGAAATTACGTATTTAG
- the priC gene encoding primosomal replication protein PriC, which translates to MPYPQPQQRLQTTLDLLRQQIAQQPDGSCRQPRFDAQLFHCKGTRLADYLQELEHNIAQLTAADTDVARRQWLADKVLDQIAALQRECQSQQLRVARERPRGDTKQQKREEYRGYETRLLAMIAEREQHLQRAETLSIQQQLIREVEQLKIRLGRCRQAIHKLELQFSAR; encoded by the coding sequence ATGCCCTATCCGCAACCCCAGCAACGCCTGCAAACAACCCTTGATCTGCTACGTCAGCAGATTGCCCAACAGCCGGATGGCAGCTGCCGTCAACCGCGCTTCGATGCTCAGCTATTCCACTGCAAAGGAACGCGGCTGGCGGATTATTTGCAGGAGCTGGAACACAACATCGCGCAGCTAACCGCAGCGGATACCGATGTGGCACGTCGCCAGTGGCTGGCCGATAAGGTGCTGGATCAGATTGCGGCCCTGCAACGTGAATGCCAGAGCCAACAGCTGCGCGTGGCGCGCGAACGCCCGCGTGGTGATACCAAACAGCAGAAGCGCGAAGAGTATCGCGGCTATGAAACCCGCTTACTGGCAATGATTGCGGAGCGCGAGCAGCATCTGCAACGCGCCGAAACCCTGAGCATCCAACAACAATTGATTCGCGAAGTGGAGCAGCTAAAAATACGCCTTGGCCGCTGCCGCCAGGCGATACACAAGCTGGAACTGCAATTTTCCGCACGGTAA
- a CDS encoding DUF454 family protein → MQRILLLTLGWLAIVLGTLGIVLPLLPTTPFVLLAAWCFARSSPRFHHWLLWRSPFGRYLRHWQQHRAMPPGAKGRAMLLIILTFAVSIWLVHLLWVRIMLGVMLCILLLFMWRIPVVAESTDERETD, encoded by the coding sequence ATGCAACGCATATTATTACTGACACTTGGCTGGCTGGCGATCGTGCTGGGTACGCTGGGGATTGTATTACCTTTATTACCGACAACGCCATTTGTGTTGCTGGCGGCCTGGTGCTTTGCTCGTTCGTCACCGCGTTTTCATCACTGGCTATTGTGGCGCTCACCTTTTGGCCGTTATTTGCGTCACTGGCAGCAGCATCGCGCCATGCCTCCCGGTGCAAAAGGGCGGGCCATGTTGCTGATTATCCTTACCTTTGCAGTGTCCATCTGGCTGGTTCATCTGCTGTGGGTGCGTATCATGCTGGGCGTGATGCTGTGCATTTTACTGCTGTTTATGTGGCGCATTCCGGTGGTGGCAGAAAGTACAGACGAACGCGAAACAGATTGA
- the apt gene encoding adenine phosphoribosyltransferase: protein MTATAQQLELIKNSIKSIPDYPKPGILFRDVTSLMEDPQAYAASIAILVERYRGKGITRVVGTEARGFLFGAPVALGLGVGFVPVRKPGKLPRATYSESYELEYGTDTLELHQDAIQPGDVVLVVDDLLATGGTIEATVKLIRRAGGEVKDAAFIINLFDLSGEARLKAMGLDCFSLVNFPGH, encoded by the coding sequence ATGACCGCAACTGCCCAGCAGCTTGAACTCATCAAAAACAGCATCAAAAGCATTCCTGACTACCCTAAGCCGGGCATTCTGTTCCGTGACGTCACCAGTTTAATGGAAGATCCGCAGGCGTATGCCGCGTCGATCGCCATTCTGGTTGAGCGTTATCGCGGCAAAGGCATCACCAGGGTGGTGGGGACGGAAGCGCGTGGTTTCCTGTTTGGTGCGCCAGTCGCGCTGGGTTTGGGTGTGGGTTTTGTGCCGGTACGTAAGCCGGGCAAATTGCCGCGAGCCACTTACAGCGAAAGCTATGAACTGGAGTACGGCACCGATACGCTGGAGCTGCATCAGGATGCTATCCAGCCGGGTGACGTGGTGCTGGTGGTGGATGATCTGCTGGCAACCGGCGGCACCATCGAAGCCACCGTGAAGCTGATTCGTCGTGCAGGCGGTGAAGTCAAAGATGCGGCCTTCATTATTAATCTGTTTGATCTGAGCGGCGAAGCGCGTTTGAAAGCGATGGGCCTCGACTGCTTCAGCCTGGTCAATTTCCCCGGCCACTAA
- the dnaX gene encoding DNA polymerase III subunit gamma/tau, translated as MSYQVLARKWRPQAFADVVGQEHVLTALANGLSLGRIHHAYLFSGTRGVGKTSIARLLAKGLNCETGITSTPCGVCDNCREIEQGRFVDLIEIDAASRTKVEDTRDLLDNVQYAPARGRFKVYLIDEVHMLSRHSFNALLKTLEEPPAHVKFLLATTDPQKLPVTILSRCLQFHLKALDVEQIRQQLEHILQQEQIATEPRALQLLARAAEGSMRDALSLTDQAIAMGQGSVTRDSVAQMLGTLDDEQPLALIEALSDGNGEQVMALLNQAASRGVEWEALLVEMLRLLHRIAMVQLLPSSLSDDEFSQAQRLRELARVLPPADVQLYYQMLLMGRKDLPLAPDRRLGVEMTLLRALAFHPQAAIAEPVARPVLTPQAVPAQTPAPTPVVAAQPQMAPPQTEAPPIPADYPDMAPAPENLPDATSQLLQARTQLMRQGASKAKKSEPAARSARPANAALERLANVTERVQQRSEPAVKAVAKPEAYRWKAQTPTEVVATPVATPKALRSALEHEKTPELALRLAEEAQQRDAWAAEIAALTLPKLVQQLALNAWKEQGDNSVCLHLRSSQRHLNSGSARQVLAEALSTAAGQTVELTIVEDDNSTVMTPLEWRQAIYEEKLAQARQSIISDTHIQTLRRFFDADLDEESIRPV; from the coding sequence ATGAGCTATCAGGTACTTGCGCGAAAATGGCGTCCCCAGGCTTTTGCTGACGTAGTCGGTCAGGAACATGTGCTGACTGCGCTGGCCAACGGGCTGTCACTGGGACGAATCCATCATGCTTATCTCTTTTCCGGCACCCGCGGCGTGGGCAAAACCTCGATTGCGCGTTTGCTGGCAAAGGGCCTCAACTGCGAAACCGGTATCACCTCTACGCCCTGTGGCGTGTGTGATAACTGCCGGGAAATTGAGCAGGGACGTTTTGTCGATCTGATTGAGATCGATGCCGCCTCGCGGACCAAAGTCGAAGATACGCGTGATCTGCTCGATAACGTGCAGTACGCACCGGCGCGCGGTCGCTTCAAAGTTTATCTGATTGATGAAGTGCACATGCTGTCGCGCCACAGCTTCAACGCGTTGTTAAAAACGCTGGAGGAGCCACCGGCACACGTTAAATTCCTGCTAGCCACCACCGACCCACAAAAACTGCCGGTCACCATTTTGTCGCGTTGTTTGCAGTTCCATCTCAAGGCGCTGGATGTGGAACAGATTCGCCAGCAGCTTGAGCATATTCTGCAACAGGAACAGATCGCCACGGAGCCGCGTGCACTGCAACTGCTGGCGCGTGCGGCCGAGGGGAGCATGCGTGATGCCCTCAGTCTGACCGACCAGGCGATTGCGATGGGGCAGGGCAGCGTAACACGCGATAGCGTGGCGCAGATGCTCGGTACGCTGGATGATGAGCAGCCGCTGGCGTTAATCGAAGCGCTGAGTGATGGCAACGGCGAACAGGTGATGGCGCTGCTGAATCAGGCGGCGTCCCGCGGTGTCGAATGGGAAGCGCTGCTGGTGGAGATGTTACGCCTGTTGCATCGCATTGCGATGGTGCAGCTGCTCCCCAGTTCCCTCAGCGATGATGAGTTCAGCCAGGCACAGCGCCTGCGCGAACTGGCGCGCGTGCTGCCACCTGCGGATGTGCAGCTGTATTACCAGATGCTGCTGATGGGGCGTAAAGATCTGCCGTTGGCACCGGATCGGCGTCTGGGCGTGGAAATGACGTTGCTGCGTGCACTGGCGTTCCACCCGCAGGCCGCGATTGCCGAACCGGTGGCGCGTCCGGTATTAACCCCCCAGGCGGTTCCGGCTCAGACCCCGGCCCCGACCCCGGTTGTGGCGGCACAACCACAAATGGCACCACCACAGACTGAAGCGCCGCCGATTCCTGCCGATTATCCTGATATGGCTCCTGCGCCGGAAAACCTGCCAGATGCGACCAGCCAGCTGTTGCAGGCGCGTACTCAGCTGATGCGTCAGGGAGCCAGCAAAGCAAAAAAGAGTGAGCCGGCAGCGCGTTCCGCGCGGCCGGCTAATGCGGCGCTGGAACGTCTGGCTAACGTCACGGAACGGGTTCAGCAACGCAGCGAGCCAGCGGTAAAAGCGGTGGCGAAGCCGGAAGCGTATCGCTGGAAAGCGCAAACGCCGACGGAAGTTGTCGCCACCCCGGTGGCGACGCCAAAAGCCTTGCGTTCAGCACTGGAGCATGAGAAAACGCCTGAGCTGGCGCTGCGTCTGGCGGAAGAAGCGCAGCAGCGCGATGCCTGGGCGGCGGAAATCGCGGCCCTGACGCTGCCGAAGCTGGTGCAGCAACTGGCGCTGAACGCGTGGAAAGAGCAGGGTGACAACAGCGTCTGCCTGCATCTGCGCAGCAGCCAGCGTCATCTGAATTCAGGTTCTGCGCGTCAGGTGTTAGCGGAAGCGCTCAGCACGGCGGCCGGTCAGACAGTTGAACTGACCATTGTTGAAGACGATAATTCCACGGTGATGACGCCACTGGAATGGCGTCAGGCCATTTATGAAGAGAAACTGGCGCAGGCGCGTCAGTCGATCATTAGCGATACCCACATTCAGACGTTGCGTCGCTTTTTTGATGCCGACCTGGATGAAGAGAGTATTCGACCCGTATGA
- a CDS encoding YbaB/EbfC family nucleoid-associated protein has protein sequence MFGKGGLGNLMKQAQQMQDKMAKVQEEIAALEVTGESGAGLVKVTINGAHNCRRVEVDPSLLEDDKDMLEDLIAAAFNDAARRIDETQKEKMASVSAGMQLPPGFKMPF, from the coding sequence ATGTTTGGAAAAGGCGGATTGGGCAACCTGATGAAACAGGCCCAGCAGATGCAGGATAAAATGGCCAAAGTTCAGGAAGAGATCGCCGCGCTGGAAGTGACCGGCGAATCAGGTGCTGGCCTGGTCAAAGTCACCATCAACGGCGCGCATAACTGCCGTCGCGTGGAAGTCGATCCCAGCCTGCTGGAAGATGACAAAGATATGCTGGAAGATCTGATCGCTGCGGCCTTCAATGATGCCGCGCGCCGCATCGATGAAACGCAGAAAGAGAAAATGGCTTCCGTGTCTGCCGGTATGCAGCTGCCGCCAGGCTTCAAGATGCCGTTCTGA